A stretch of DNA from Aciduliprofundum sp. MAR08-339:
CAGGGCTGTTTTTATATCCCCATCCCTTAGCTTTGAGAAATAATCGGCCATTACAGTGCCGGAGAAGTATTCAATGACATCATCCCAAGATGGATTTTTTTCATATTTTCCAAGGTTTGGTATGAGAGTTCCAGAGAGAATGTTCAAACTCGTGGTTTTTCCAACACCGTTTGGTCCAAGGATTCCCACAACCTTACCCTTTTGGATCATTGGAACCCTGTACAGGCGAAACCCATTCTCCCCATACTGGTGCACAAGGTCCTCCTGCAGTTCTTCGGGAAGTCCGATTATCTTCACCGCCTCAAAGGGGCATTTGTGAACGCATATGCCGCACCCCTCGCAGAGTTCCTCAATTATTTTTGGATATCCCTTTTCCGTTATCACAACGGTATCTATGCCCATTCGCACAGGAGGACAATAGGTCTTGCACTCATAGTTGCACTTCTTAAACTGGCATCTATCCTGCAAAACAACTGCAATATGCATATGAGCACCTCAACTGCGCATCCATATATCCTCGGGAAGTTCTTCGTAAATGTCTTCAAAATCCTCTTCCCTTTTTTCATTTTCCATTTTATAGTTCACAAGTTCGTATATCCTCTCTTTATTGAGAAGCCAGTAATGTATGCGCCACTCTCTGCCGTCCCAGAGTGTTGTTTCCTCACGCTCGGTTTTTAGAATGCCCAGATCTTCCAGAATGTAAAACGTGTCTCTGTCCTCGGGTTCCAGCATGTTGTCTATGATCCTGTCCCCGTATCCGAAGAAATTGAGAACATGCTCGGCTGTCATTCTCGCCTCCTCTATGCTCAATCTCCTCTTTGGTCTGCTCAACCCATTTTGAATTGCCATTGCCAAAAAATCCACTGTAACCACGAATTCGGCACTTTCCACGTATTCCATATCCACTTTTATCTCACTCCTGGGCGCAGCATGATATTACTAAACTTTCCTATTTAAACATTTCTGATGGGTGGGGCATAAACCCTATTTTCTTAAATTTTTCCTGAGATGCGATGTCATGGCAGGTAAGTTTAATAATGGCGAAATGTGTTGGGGTATGGGTGCTCGTATGAATGTGGCGGTTATCGGCTTGCAATTTGGCGATGAGGGTAAGGGCAAAATCGTTGACTTTCTGTCCAAGGATTTTGACATAATAGCGAGGTTTTCGGGGGGAAGCAACGCGGGTCACAGTGTTGTTCATGATGGCAAGAAGTTCAAATTGCACCTTATCCCGAGCGGTGTTTTGAGGGGGAAAATAGGGGTGCTTGGCAATGGAATGGTTGTGGATCTTGAGGCTCTTAAAGGTGAAGTCGAGATTCTGCTCTCGGAGGGAATAGAGCCAAAATTGGTAATAAGCAGCCGTGCCCATGTGGTGACATCCTTTCACAGGGAGGTTGAGGTGATGGAGGATGAGTTGATAGGTATTGGAACGACCAGGAGGGGTATAGGACCAACCTACGAGACAAAGGCAAAGCGCGTGGGTTTGCGCATGGGTGATTTGTTCTACGAGGACATGATTTTTAAAAGGCTGGAATTGATGACGAAACTCTGGGGAATTTACGATGATGAACGGGTAAGAAGAGAGGCAAGAAAATTGCATGCACTTGCCCTTGAGTTTAAGGAAAGTGTGAAAAACACAGAACTCTGGCTCAACGCTGCAATGGACTCTGGCAAATCCGTTCTTTTTGAGGGCTCCCAGGCAGTTTTACTTGATATTGATTTTGGCACGTATCCCTATGTGACCTCCTCAAATACGATTGTAGGTGGTATATGCACAGGTCTTGGAGTATCCCCTCGTAGGATTCACAGGGTGATTGGGGTTATGAAACCCTATATGACGCGTGTTGGAAGTGGACCCTTTCCCACGGAAATCTTTGGTGAGTATGCCCGTGAGTTGAGGGAAAAGGGAGGAGAGTACGGTGCAACAACGGGAAGACCGAGGCGCGTGGGCTGGCTCGATATGCCTCTTCTTCGCTACGCCACCCTTGTTGGTGCTGTTGATGAGATTGCCCTGACAAAGGTGGATGTAATCTACGGTATGAAGAATGTGCCCGTTGCATGGGAGTACAGGTGCAGTGGGGAAAATAACACATATCCTCCTTACAATTTTGAGGAATGTGAGCCCGTTTACAGAGAGTACGGTGGATGGGATAGCATAGAGGATGAGGAATTCAGAGAATTTATATCCATGATTGAGGGTGAAACCGGGGCAAGGGTTAAATTAGTATCGTACGGGGCAGACAGGGAAAATACGAGGATTATTGATTGATCTCCTCCAGAATTCTGTTTATTTCTTCACACTGTCTTTCCATATTTTTTATAAAATTTTTTATTTCTTCCAGAGCCTGGGGCGTCTTTTCCGTCACCCGTGCCCCGCTGGGTGATGCTTCTATTACTCCCTCCTGCTCAAGGAGACGGAGTGAATACCTTATTTTGTGTTCAGGCATATTCAGCATGTGTGATAATTTTATGATTCCCACTGGTTGATTTTCCATAACTGCTTTTAGCACACGAATATGTCTTTCTATCAGCTCCATTTCTGTCTCAAGTTTATAAGTTATGCTCATTTTTTCACCCCCTGAGGCATGCTAACATGTATAGAATGAGGTATAAAAAACTTGCGAGAGGCGAAACGTTTATCTTTTGTATTACCATGCAAACAACATGAACTTGGAGGATATGTACAGGATGAAAATGCCGGGAGATGTTCGCATCTCTCCGGATGGAAAGGTTGTTTCTTTTGTGGTTGGGCAGATGAACAGAAAAAAAGATGCATATATTTCTCGTATCTACCTTTATGATGGGAAATTGAGGATATTCACCAGCGGTGAAAATGATAAGATGCCCAGATTTGCCAGGAATGGTGAATTGCTAGTTTACTACAGAGCAAAGAAGAAGGGAGGGGAAATCAGGGTCTTGCCCATTGGGGGTGGGGAGTCAAAACCAATAGCCGCCCTTGAGAATGGTATTGTGGACATGAAGGTTGACGGAAACTACGTTTATTTCACAGCACCAGTGGAAAATAAGGAAAAGGATGATGTGAAGCGCATAACCAGCATACCCTTCTACTTTAACGGCAAGGGGTTCATATACAACAAGAACCTGCAGATTTTCAGGGTCAAACTCACAGGTGGAAAGGTTGAAAAGCTTACCAGCGAGAAAGGAAAGATAGGGAGTTTTGATGTTAAGGCTGGAAAAGTGGTTTACACTGTGGTGGATGATGAGAGAGAGCCATTTATGGAGCATTTGCATCTCTGGGATGGAGAAAGCAGGAGAATAAGCAAAAGAAAGGCCGGAATTGGTGCATTTCGAATTTCTCCAGATGGAAAACGCGTGGCAGTTTTTTTGAAGTTCAATGAAAGGGGTCTTGCAGAGGATATGAGGCTTCATTTTCTCTCCACTGAGGGGGGTGATTATGAACTTGCTTGTGAAGAAGGTGTATCTCTTGGTCGTTCTTTAAATTCCGATGCCAGATTTGGAGGAGGCAGTGTAATGCAGTGGCTTGATGAAAGTATTTTATTCATAGCAACCCGCAAGGGAAAGCAGGAAATAATGATTTACACGGATGGCAGGTTCTACACCTTTATTGGAGGAGAGCGCAGCATTGAATCTTTTGCCTACGCCTCAGGTACGCTGGCTTTTGTAGCGCAGAAAATAAATCGCCCGGCAGAGGTGTATGTGAAGAAGAGCACAGAGCGGCGGATTACAAATTTTAACAGAAGATTTGCAAATCTTCCAAAACCAACGCATTTCACATTCAATGCGAGTGATGGCGAGGAGATTGATGGCTGGATTCTCCTACCCGAGGGCAATGGCCCCTTTCCCGCAATTCTGGAGATTCATGGTGGTCCCAAGACCTCATACGGCCACGCGTTCATGTTTGAGTTTTACTACCTTCTATCTCATGGATTCGCGGTGATATTCACAAATCCCCGTGGCTCCTCAGGCTATGGCGAGAATTTTGCCCTGCACATCCGGGGTGCCTTTGGAGAGAGGGATTACAGGGACCTGATGGAGGCGATGGATTTCGTCCTGAAGAATTACCCAATTGATCCACAAAGGCTCTATGTCACCGGGGGCTCTTACGGAGGATTCATGACAAACTGGATTGTGGGCCATACCTCCAGATTCAGAGCGGCCGTGACGCAGCGCAGTATAAGCAATCAACTCTCCTTCTGGGGGACAAGCGACATCGGGCCATGGTTCAACAAGGATTACATAGGCGCAGGCAAGGATCTGTGGGAGGGATTTGAGGATTACTGGAACATGAGCCCGTTGAAATACGCGAAGAACATAAAAACTCCTCTCTTGATAATTCACAGCGAGGAGGATTATCGCTGTCCCGTTAGCGAAGCGTATCAGCTATTCTATGCGCTCAAGATGAATGGCGTGGATACAAAGATGGTTCTATTTCCTAAGGAAAACCATGATCTCTCCCGGAGCGGAAAGCCAAAGCACCGTGAAATCCGCCTGAGGGAGATTTTGGAATGGTTTAAAAATCACCTGGAGTGAATACGTACTCCTCACAGAACTGGGCAAAATCCCATCGGCCACCACCCATTTTTATTATTTTCCTCGTATTTTCTATATCCTTTATTCTCGTTCCTGCAATCAGGTCAATTTTTCCATCGAGCCAGGAGGGATGAACTCCTGCTGTTGGACCCACAAGGAATTTTCTGTCCTCTGTGAGAGATAAAATGGCATCTATGCTGTCGTTAACAAGGGTTGCCCCCGTTATTATTACCACATCTGCCTCTGGTATTACTTTCGCTGCAAGAGAATCAGGATAAGCATTAAATCTCAATTTTGGATTTCTTTCAAGCACCACAACATCCATTTTCTCCTTCAAATTTTTCACCAGTGGAATCATATTACCCACAACCGCTATTCTTCCCCCTGGGCAGCATTCCGGGATATGCTCCACTATGTTCCTGTACCTAACATTCTTGGGCATATCCACTTTCCATAGAATGTACTGGGAGATTGCGTTTATGGCTGCAATTCCAAGAGATTTGTTCTGCATGTTTGTTGAACTCACCATATCTCTCAAATTATTCGCCCGTGGTTCATCGGCGAATCCTCTGCTTAGATCCTCCACCGGCATATATGCAACGCCCATTTCCCTACCCTTTGGGCCTTTTACGATGGCATAGGTGTATTTCAGACCAACAGCAAAATCCTCAAACACGAGTCCCTCCTTTTTTGCAAACTCCATAGCCCTATCTGCCAGTAAATCCACAAGCATACAGGTAAATTGATTTAGATATTAAAAAGAGTGGGGCCGCCCGGATTTGAACCGGAGTCACCGGCTTTTTTGAGGGTTGCAGGAGGTAGAGGAACCCGCTGGTGGTTCCCTTCCCAAAGCCGGTAGGATAACCAAGCTACCCCACGGCCCCGTGGGTGGTGAATGAGCAAACTTGTAAATTAATTTTTTGCCCGAGATTTGGTTTGAAATTCGAACGAATAAAATTAAATATAAAACTTAAGATTACAGGGAAGACAAAAAGACTTAAGAAGGTGGTAACTTGGAAAAGGTAAGCAAAGCGAACCGGTTCGTGTATGCCTTCCTGATATTCATTGTCATATGGTGCGGATTCACATTTTCACCTGGGATCAGGCCAGAGCAGTATCTTGAAGAGTTTCTGGCAGGAATTGTGTTTTCACTAATTGCGGCGGCCTTCAGTTATGAACACCTTTCCCAGAGGGGGTTGTATAATCTCTCTCCCCACAGGGTATGGTGGTTTTTGAAGTACATTCCTGTTTTCATATGGGCTATGATAAAGGCCAACCTTGACGTTGCCTACAGGGTTCTGCATCCTGCCAGACCCATAAGGCCTGGTATAGTGAGGATAAGAACAGATATTAAGAGTCCTGTTGGAAAGCTTGCACTGGCAAATTCCATAACCCTTACCCCTGGAACAATGACCATGCAGATTGTTGACGATAAATATTACATTCACTGGATTTACGTGCATAGCGAGGATGAGAAGGAAGCTGGTGAGATGATAAAGGGGGAATTTGAGCCATACCTTAAAGAGGTGTTTGAATGAATTGCCCAATAGATTTATGTGCCATCTACATAGTGCTCATAGCCATTGCAACTTTCCTCACCATTGTGCGCTTGGTGAAGGGTCCAACAACTGCCGACAGGGCCGTGGCTCTGGATATTTTAACCAACGTCACAATAGTTTTCCTTGTTTTGCTGGGCTACTATTTCGGTAGGTTTGTGTACCTTGATGTGGCCCTTGTGTATGGAATACTTGCATTTGTGGGTGTGATTGCCCTCGCTAGGTATCTGGAGGGAGGCCTATGATCGATGTGATTATTTACATACTGAGGATCATAGGATACATTCTGATGGGCATAGGCACTTTTTTCCTGTTTCTTGCATCAATTGGCCTAATAAGGATGCCAGATGTATACAACAGGATGCAGACGGCAACAAAGGCAACAACTCTTGGTGCTCTGAGCGTACTTGTGGGGATAGGGCTTGTTGATCTCTACTGGCTTCCCAAGAGCCTCATTCTTGCGGTTTTCATAGTTCTTACAGCCCCCATAGGCGCGAGCGCTCTTGCCAGGGCGAGTTACAAGCATGGCATACCCCTGTGGGAGAATAGTGTAATTGATAAATACAAAGAGGAAAAGGAGGATGATTGAATTGATAGACATGTTCACCATAGTTTCACTAATCCTCATAATTGTGATGATAATCTCCGCCATAATTGCAGCCGAGTTAAAGGATCTGCTCTCAGCTGCGGTGGCTCTTGGAGTTATGAGTCTTGTTGTTTCAATTCTCTTTTACATGCTCCAGGCACCGGATGTTGCAATCACCGAAGCGGCCATAGGTGCGGCACTGAGTATGGCTATTGTGATATTTGCTGTTAGAAGCACGAAGAGGTGGGAAAAATGAAGAGGATACTTGCAGCAGTTCTGGCAATACTCATATTCATCGTATTTGCTCTTGCCTTTGCAAAGATACCCTTTGGTGAAAAAATGAGCACTTATCCCAACTATACCGAGCCCCTGCTTAACAGTACCTCAAACATGTCCCTGCCCCAGCACTACCTTACCTATGGAAAGAAAGAAACTGGGGCCACAAACATGGTTACTGCCATAGTGGTTGACTACAGGGGTTTTGATACCCTAGGTGAGGTAACGGTGTTATTCCTTGCAGCCACTGGTGTGGGCTCCCTGATGTACGTTGAGGATAAACAAAGGAGAAGGGTAAGAAAATCAAATGCTGTTGTTGAAACAGGCTCAAAACTTCTGTTTGGTTTCATAATTCTTTTCGGCGGATACATATTCATACATGGCCATCTTACCCCTGGAGGAGGCTTCCCAGGTGGTGCGGTTATTGCCTCGGCGTTCCTGTTACTCTACCTTGCATATCCAAAGTTCCATGCCAATCATAAGAGGCTAAACGTCTCTGAAAGCCTTGCGGGATTGACCTATGTTATTGTGGGTCTTCTCGGATTGGTTTTGGCCGGTTACTTCCTCTACAACTTCCTGCCATTCGGTATTCCCACATATCTCTTCAGCGCCGGTGTGATTCCTGTGATTTATACGGCAATAGGTGTAAAGGTGGGATCTGAACTTACAGGAATAGTTGATGCGATGATGGGGGTGAGAGAGTGACTCCCTACTACTATCTTGGCTCCCTGGCTCTCATAGCGATAGGAATATACATCGTGATTGCCAAGAGAAATCTGATCAAAATCATAATTGGTCTTGATATAATGGATACGGGGGTTAACCTCCTTCTCATCTCGGTGGGTTATGTGAAGGGAGGAACTGCCCCTATTGAGAACGTGCCTGGCCCGTACGTGGATCCTGTACCCCAGGCCCTTGTACTCACGGCCATCGTTATAGGTGTCTCTGTAATGGCCCTTGCTCTTTCAATAGCCATAGGGATATACAAAAATACGGGTACAATGGAACTTGATGAACTTCTGGAGGTGAAAAAATGATGATAAGGCCAGTTTTGCTTATCGCATTTCCCCTGTTTTTCGCATTTCTCATACCCATAATCGGCTTCTGGAGCAAAAAGGCTGTGAGGTACACAGTTTTATTTGCCACAGCGTTAAATATAATCCTTGCCTCTGTTCTTTTGTTTGAGGCTCTGAACAAACCTGTGTTTGATACGATTGGCGGATTTCAGCCCCCCATAGGTATCGTGCTCATGGTGGGGCCTCTGGGTGCTCTTATAGCACTCCTCATTAGTGGGGTTGCATTCGTAATATCAATCTACAACCTTAAGGTGGAGAAAGAGCCTATTGTGAGGTACTCAATGCTTTACCTCCTTCTTATGATGGGCTCAACTGGAATGGTTCTCACAGGAGATCTTTTCAATCTGTTCGTGTTCCTTGAGATAACCTCTATAGCCTCCTACGGTCTGGCCGCATATAACAAGGACAAGAAGGGTTATATGGGTGCGATGAAGTATGTTGTTGTTGGTTCAATAGGAAGTACGTTTGTTCTGCTTGGAATAACCCTCATCTACGCCCAGCTGAGAACTCTCAACATGCTGGATATCGCAGCGCGCCTTGGTGAGATGAGCCCCATAGTTAAGATAATGGCCTTCACATCCCTCTTTCTCGGATTTGGTGTGGAAGCGGAGATGTTTCCTCTAAACACATGGGTTCCGGATGCATACGATGGCGCTCCCAACCCAATAAGTGCAGCCTTTGCCTCCATACCTGCCAAGGCGGGCATATTTGCTCTCGCAAGGGTTATATTCACCATGTTCGGTTTTTCAAATTTCCTCTGGTTCGTGGTCATAATGGGGCTTCTCACAGTGTTCTTTGGCGAGATAATAGCCTACACGCAGAAGAATCTGAAGAAGATGCTCGCCTACTCGTCCATTGGGCAGATGGGAATGATAATAATGGGGCTGGGTATAGGAACGACCCTTGCAGTTGAGGGTGCATTTTACCAGATGCTCGCCCATGCCCTTGGAAAGGCTCTGCTGTTCATCGCTGCAGGATTTCTTATATACGCTGCCAAGAGCGATAAAATTTCGGATATGAGAGGACTGGCCAGAAATCCATTGATAGGTATACCCCTTCTTGTTGGTGTGCTTTCAATAATGGGCATGCCTCCCTTTGCAGGGTTCTACGGCAAATTCTTCATACTCATGGGTGGCTTTTCCCAGGGTTACTATGCGGTAATTGCCCTGTTCCTGGCTGCCAGTATAGTGGAGGTTGCATATTATGCTAGATTTATCAAGGTGGTGTTTGAGAAGGGAGATGCCAGCGTGAAACCGGATCCAATAACCTATGTGCCTCTTATAATCCTGGCAGTTGTGATAGTTCTGATTGGGGTATATCCAAAACCCGTGCTTAGCGTGTTGAGTCACGCGGCCGCGTTCATAGCAGGAGGTGCTTGAAATGGATGCTTGGACTTTGTTTGGTGTATTTGTACTTCTTCCCCTTGCGGGTGCGTTGATTTCCTATTTCGGCAGAAAGTACTCTCCCCTCATAGCCCTCATCTTCACAGCTGTACCTGGCGTATTTCTCTATCTCTGGTACGGTGAATGGAACGTGAGTGCATACTCTTTCACGGTGAACATAGGGGTGCAGCTCAACTTAACCTTTGATGCTACAACCTGGTTCTTCATGGTGATGATGAACACCGTGATTTTCACATCACTTCTCTTTGCGATAAGTTACAATATGAAGAATCCTGGCGGTTTTTCAACTCTCATGCTTCTGAGCTTTGCGGGTGCTAACGGGGTCTTGCTCTCCAGAGACTTCCTCAGTTTGTACATATTCTGGGAACTGATGTCATGGTCCGTGTATGTTCTCGTTCTGCGCACATCTGGTGAGTATGCCCGCATATACCTTCTGTTCGGTGTGTTATCTGCGTACTTCATATTGATGGGCATAGGCATAGTTTACTATTTTACAGGCAGTTTTCTTTATTCGTCGGCCGCATCTGGAGTCATACCTCAATATGCCTGGGCATGGATCCTCCTGTTCTTCATCCTTGGATTTGGGGTGAAGATGGCCATAGTGCCCCTCCATGTGTGGGCACCCTACGCATACTCCTCTGAACAGTCATTTGTTGCGTTTCTATCCGGTGGTTTGAGCAAACTTGGAACCTTTGGGATAATGATGAGCATGTACGCTGTGGCAGGGGTTAGTGTGCTATCCTCCTTTGGAACATTCAGGGGGATATCTCTTATGGGTTATCCCTTTGCCCTTCTGGGTGCAATAACGGCCTTCATAGGAACAATACTGGCCATATTCCAGGACGATCTGCGCAAACTGCTCGCATACTCCTCCATTGGGCAGTTGGGTTATGTTATGGTCGGTCTTGGACTTGGCACGCCCCTGGCACTTGGGGGAGCACTCTTCCATGC
This window harbors:
- a CDS encoding DUF6015 family protein — encoded protein: MEYVESAEFVVTVDFLAMAIQNGLSRPKRRLSIEEARMTAEHVLNFFGYGDRIIDNMLEPEDRDTFYILEDLGILKTEREETTLWDGREWRIHYWLLNKERIYELVNYKMENEKREEDFEDIYEELPEDIWMRS
- a CDS encoding adenylosuccinate synthase, with translation MNVAVIGLQFGDEGKGKIVDFLSKDFDIIARFSGGSNAGHSVVHDGKKFKLHLIPSGVLRGKIGVLGNGMVVDLEALKGEVEILLSEGIEPKLVISSRAHVVTSFHREVEVMEDELIGIGTTRRGIGPTYETKAKRVGLRMGDLFYEDMIFKRLELMTKLWGIYDDERVRREARKLHALALEFKESVKNTELWLNAAMDSGKSVLFEGSQAVLLDIDFGTYPYVTSSNTIVGGICTGLGVSPRRIHRVIGVMKPYMTRVGSGPFPTEIFGEYARELREKGGEYGATTGRPRRVGWLDMPLLRYATLVGAVDEIALTKVDVIYGMKNVPVAWEYRCSGENNTYPPYNFEECEPVYREYGGWDSIEDEEFREFISMIEGETGARVKLVSYGADRENTRIID
- a CDS encoding S9 family peptidase; protein product: MNLEDMYRMKMPGDVRISPDGKVVSFVVGQMNRKKDAYISRIYLYDGKLRIFTSGENDKMPRFARNGELLVYYRAKKKGGEIRVLPIGGGESKPIAALENGIVDMKVDGNYVYFTAPVENKEKDDVKRITSIPFYFNGKGFIYNKNLQIFRVKLTGGKVEKLTSEKGKIGSFDVKAGKVVYTVVDDEREPFMEHLHLWDGESRRISKRKAGIGAFRISPDGKRVAVFLKFNERGLAEDMRLHFLSTEGGDYELACEEGVSLGRSLNSDARFGGGSVMQWLDESILFIATRKGKQEIMIYTDGRFYTFIGGERSIESFAYASGTLAFVAQKINRPAEVYVKKSTERRITNFNRRFANLPKPTHFTFNASDGEEIDGWILLPEGNGPFPAILEIHGGPKTSYGHAFMFEFYYLLSHGFAVIFTNPRGSSGYGENFALHIRGAFGERDYRDLMEAMDFVLKNYPIDPQRLYVTGGSYGGFMTNWIVGHTSRFRAAVTQRSISNQLSFWGTSDIGPWFNKDYIGAGKDLWEGFEDYWNMSPLKYAKNIKTPLLIIHSEEDYRCPVSEAYQLFYALKMNGVDTKMVLFPKENHDLSRSGKPKHREIRLREILEWFKNHLE
- a CDS encoding Rossmann-like domain-containing protein — encoded protein: MLVDLLADRAMEFAKKEGLVFEDFAVGLKYTYAIVKGPKGREMGVAYMPVEDLSRGFADEPRANNLRDMVSSTNMQNKSLGIAAINAISQYILWKVDMPKNVRYRNIVEHIPECCPGGRIAVVGNMIPLVKNLKEKMDVVVLERNPKLRFNAYPDSLAAKVIPEADVVIITGATLVNDSIDAILSLTEDRKFLVGPTAGVHPSWLDGKIDLIAGTRIKDIENTRKIIKMGGGRWDFAQFCEEYVFTPGDF
- a CDS encoding Na+/H+ antiporter subunit E, coding for MEKVSKANRFVYAFLIFIVIWCGFTFSPGIRPEQYLEEFLAGIVFSLIAAAFSYEHLSQRGLYNLSPHRVWWFLKYIPVFIWAMIKANLDVAYRVLHPARPIRPGIVRIRTDIKSPVGKLALANSITLTPGTMTMQIVDDKYYIHWIYVHSEDEKEAGEMIKGEFEPYLKEVFE
- a CDS encoding monovalent cation/H+ antiporter complex subunit F, translated to MNCPIDLCAIYIVLIAIATFLTIVRLVKGPTTADRAVALDILTNVTIVFLVLLGYYFGRFVYLDVALVYGILAFVGVIALARYLEGGL
- the mnhG gene encoding monovalent cation/H(+) antiporter subunit G, whose product is MIDVIIYILRIIGYILMGIGTFFLFLASIGLIRMPDVYNRMQTATKATTLGALSVLVGIGLVDLYWLPKSLILAVFIVLTAPIGASALARASYKHGIPLWENSVIDKYKEEKEDD
- a CDS encoding DUF4040 domain-containing protein, with amino-acid sequence MDMFTIVSLILIIVMIISAIIAAELKDLLSAAVALGVMSLVVSILFYMLQAPDVAITEAAIGAALSMAIVIFAVRSTKRWEK
- a CDS encoding Na(+)/H(+) antiporter subunit B, whose product is MKRILAAVLAILIFIVFALAFAKIPFGEKMSTYPNYTEPLLNSTSNMSLPQHYLTYGKKETGATNMVTAIVVDYRGFDTLGEVTVLFLAATGVGSLMYVEDKQRRRVRKSNAVVETGSKLLFGFIILFGGYIFIHGHLTPGGGFPGGAVIASAFLLLYLAYPKFHANHKRLNVSESLAGLTYVIVGLLGLVLAGYFLYNFLPFGIPTYLFSAGVIPVIYTAIGVKVGSELTGIVDAMMGVRE
- a CDS encoding sodium:proton antiporter — encoded protein: MTPYYYLGSLALIAIGIYIVIAKRNLIKIIIGLDIMDTGVNLLLISVGYVKGGTAPIENVPGPYVDPVPQALVLTAIVIGVSVMALALSIAIGIYKNTGTMELDELLEVKK
- a CDS encoding proton-conducting transporter membrane subunit: MMIRPVLLIAFPLFFAFLIPIIGFWSKKAVRYTVLFATALNIILASVLLFEALNKPVFDTIGGFQPPIGIVLMVGPLGALIALLISGVAFVISIYNLKVEKEPIVRYSMLYLLLMMGSTGMVLTGDLFNLFVFLEITSIASYGLAAYNKDKKGYMGAMKYVVVGSIGSTFVLLGITLIYAQLRTLNMLDIAARLGEMSPIVKIMAFTSLFLGFGVEAEMFPLNTWVPDAYDGAPNPISAAFASIPAKAGIFALARVIFTMFGFSNFLWFVVIMGLLTVFFGEIIAYTQKNLKKMLAYSSIGQMGMIIMGLGIGTTLAVEGAFYQMLAHALGKALLFIAAGFLIYAAKSDKISDMRGLARNPLIGIPLLVGVLSIMGMPPFAGFYGKFFILMGGFSQGYYAVIALFLAASIVEVAYYARFIKVVFEKGDASVKPDPITYVPLIILAVVIVLIGVYPKPVLSVLSHAAAFIAGGA
- a CDS encoding proton-conducting transporter membrane subunit gives rise to the protein MDAWTLFGVFVLLPLAGALISYFGRKYSPLIALIFTAVPGVFLYLWYGEWNVSAYSFTVNIGVQLNLTFDATTWFFMVMMNTVIFTSLLFAISYNMKNPGGFSTLMLLSFAGANGVLLSRDFLSLYIFWELMSWSVYVLVLRTSGEYARIYLLFGVLSAYFILMGIGIVYYFTGSFLYSSAASGVIPQYAWAWILLFFILGFGVKMAIVPLHVWAPYAYSSEQSFVAFLSGGLSKLGTFGIMMSMYAVAGVSVLSSFGTFRGISLMGYPFALLGAITAFIGTILAIFQDDLRKLLAYSSIGQLGYVMVGLGLGTPLALGGALFHAFNHAFFKSLLFLGAGAVIYRTGKYKISEMGGLGYRMPFTFLFVLLAIFSLAGIPITSGFISKWMLYEAAIARKFVIIAPLMLIASVGAFLYSFRILYGVFLGQLDKPNENVKEAPAPMLAAMGILAIPLVLFSIVPGWIMGWINQVLVNMGVGKLDYTTFAYYSSIGGADMAVFWVAFILLFMAAFIVFLRKAKTTVVVDQYDNYLGGEARDYVQLHAAHNFYKPLRDTWAPLLKYSMDRAYVRFSKFFTEGFEEIKRMYTGNPQDYAAYLGIAFLVFLIVGWWLL